The Budorcas taxicolor isolate Tak-1 chromosome 18, Takin1.1, whole genome shotgun sequence genome window below encodes:
- the LOC128063360 gene encoding sialic acid-binding Ig-like lectin 5 — protein sequence MLLLLLLQSLLWVGEWGEGSTNPRFPAGSLAQDLRYQLDVPRSVSVQEGLCVRVACFVSYPREGWKDSDPAHSYWFREKAYTTEDLAVATNNPEHAVLSETQGRFLLVGDPRTKDCSLEIRDAQRRDTGTYIFRVERGPTVRYSYKWHPLSIHVTALTDIPDIHVQGTLVSGHPTNLTCVVPWACERGTPPTFSWTRIALTSLHSRSPHSSVLTLTPRPQDHGTNLTCRVTFPGAGVSTEVTIRLNVSYAPQELTIRVYRKEGTGPETLGKSQSLSVQEGQSLRLDCVPDSNPPAMISWTRESLTLSPSNSSNPGVLELPRVELRDHGLYVCQAQHPLGSKKASLNLVVRTPLQLLGPSCSQEDEGLSCSCSSRAWPAPSLHWRLGEGLLEGNFSNASFEVASSSAGPWANSSLRLREGLSSGLRLSCEAQNAHGKQNMKILLLPGRPGPRTGMVQGAVGGAGVTALLALCLIFFVVKMYRNKSVERASSQDGDCPALRPTSRGHFNESWSHSPSDYQTPTPAASTSEKEQELYYASLSFHRPRTHNFQFLKKSLIKWIPGAGDWRSQWTVNV from the exons atgctgctgctgctgctgctgcagtcaCTGCTGTGGGTAGGTGAGTGGGGTGAGGGCTCGACTAATCCTCGTTTCCCCGCAGGGTCCCTGGCTCAGGATCTGAGATACCAGCTGGATGTGCCACGGTCTGTGTCGGTGCAGGAGGGCCTGTGTGTCCGCGTGGCCTGCTTCGTCTCCTATCCCCGGGAAGGCTGGAAAGACTCTGACCCAGCTCACAGCTACTGGTTCCGGGAAAAGGCATATACCACTGAAGATCTCGCAGTGGCCACAAACAACCCAGAGCATGCGGTGCTCAGTGAGACCCAGGGCCGATTCCTCCTCGTTGGAGACCCCCGGACCAAAGACTGCTCCCTGGAGATCAGAGACGCCCAGAGGAGGGACACAGGGACATACATCTTTAGGGTGGAGAGAGGGCCTACCGTGAGATATAGTTATAAATGGCATCCGCTCTCAATCCATGTGACGG CTCTGACAGACATACCTGACATCCACGTCCAGGGGACCCTAGTATCCGGCCACCCCACCAACCTCACCTGTGTAGTGCCATGGGCCTGTGAGAGGGGGACGCCCCCCACCTTCTCCTGGACCAGGATCGCCCTCACCTCCCTGCACTCCAGGAGTCCCCACTCCTCGGTGCTCACCCTCACCCCGAGGCCCCAGGACCACGGCACCAACCTCACGTGTCGTGTGACCTTCCCTGGAGCTGGTGTGAGCACAGAGGTGACCATCAGGCTCAATGTGTCCT ATGCACCCCAGGAGCTGACCATCAGAGTGTACCGGAAAGAAGGCACAG GACCTGAAACTCTGGGCAAAAGCCAGTCTCTTTCAGTCCAGGAGGGCCAGTCCCTGCGCCTGGACTGTGTTCCTGACAGCAACCCTCCTGCCATGATCAGCTGGACCCGAGAGAGCCTGACCCTGAGCCCCTCAAATTCCTCGAACCCTGGGGTCCTTGAGCTGCCCCGGGTGGAACTGAGGGACCACGGGTTATATGTCTGCCAAGCTCAGCATCCACTGGGCTCCAAGAAAGCATCTCTGAACCTCGTTGTGAGAA CACCCCTACAGCTGCTGGGCCCCTCCTGCTCCCAGGAGGACGAGGGTCTGAGCTGCAGCTGCTCCTCCCGAGCCTGGCCGGCCCCCTCCCTGCACTGGCGGTTGGGCGAGGGGCTGCTGGAGGGGAACTTCAGTAACGCCTCCTTTGAGGTCGCCTCCAGCTCCGCCGGGCCCTGGGCTAATAGCTCCCTGAGGCTCCGCGAGGGGCTCAGCTCCGGCCTCAGACTCAGCTGCGAGGCCCAGAACGCCCATGGGAAACAGAACATGAAGATCCTGCTGCTGCCAG GGAGACCAGGACCCAGGACCGGCATGGTTCAGGGGGCTGTCGGAGGAGCTGGTGTCACAGCCCTGCTTGCTCTCTGTCTCATCTTCTTTGT CGTGAAGATGTACAGGAACAAGTCGGTGGAGAGAGCATCGAGCCAAGATGGCGACTGCCCAGCGTTGCGTCCCACGTCCCGG GGTCACTTCAATGAATCCTGGTCACACAGCCCCTCTGACTACCAGACCCCAACTCCGGCTGCTTCCACCTCAGAGAAGGAACAAGAGCTCTATTAtgcaagcctcagtttccacagacCAAGGACCCACAACTTTCAG tttttaaagaaaagcctTATAAAGTGGATTCCAGGGGCTGGGGACTGGAGGAGTCAGTGGACAGTTaatgtttaa